In a single window of the Dysgonomonas mossii genome:
- a CDS encoding citrate synthase: MDRLKDSETIKKISKTVETTCNIDNELFKTFNVKRGLRNEDHTGVVVGLTKVGDVVGYERDAEGNLTPIPGRLIYRGISLEDIVKGAQKEDRLGFEEVVYLILSGNLPSKVELKEFSGVISRTMDLNPKIVMHILDLVGKDIMNYLSRCVLELYTFDENPDDTTPENLIKQSVNLIATFPTIVAYAHNAIRHGQGKSLHIRHPQPDVSLAENFLYMMKGRHYTPLDVKILDLAMMVHADHGGGNNSTFTVRVTSSTGTDTYSTIAAGIGSLKGPLHGGANLKVIDMIQTIKSEVKDWTSVEEIDNYLCKILNKEAYDRTGLIYGIGHAIYTISDPRTVLLKEMARDLAIEKGREAEYNFYTLLEERAIFNFMETKGKNVNKQVCANVDFYSGFVYDMIGLPQEIYTPLFAMARIVGWTAHRIEELNFKQKRIIRPAYKNAADVREYIPIDKR; encoded by the coding sequence ATGGATAGATTAAAAGATAGTGAAACAATAAAAAAAATATCAAAAACAGTAGAAACAACATGCAACATTGACAATGAACTTTTCAAAACTTTCAATGTAAAACGTGGACTTAGAAATGAAGACCATACAGGGGTTGTTGTTGGTCTCACAAAGGTAGGTGACGTCGTCGGGTACGAACGTGATGCTGAGGGAAATCTGACACCGATACCGGGAAGACTGATATACAGGGGAATTAGCCTTGAAGATATAGTAAAAGGAGCTCAAAAAGAAGACCGACTAGGATTTGAAGAAGTCGTTTATCTTATTCTATCGGGTAATCTGCCAAGCAAAGTAGAGCTAAAAGAGTTTTCGGGTGTAATAAGCAGAACTATGGATTTGAATCCTAAAATCGTAATGCATATATTAGACTTGGTAGGAAAAGACATCATGAACTATTTATCAAGGTGCGTGCTCGAACTATACACTTTCGATGAGAATCCAGACGATACGACTCCCGAAAATCTAATCAAGCAATCCGTCAATCTGATTGCAACATTCCCTACCATAGTAGCCTATGCACATAATGCCATACGACATGGACAAGGTAAGTCGTTACATATAAGACACCCTCAGCCAGACGTTTCTCTTGCCGAGAATTTCCTTTACATGATGAAAGGACGCCACTACACTCCACTGGATGTAAAGATACTAGATCTTGCCATGATGGTACACGCCGACCACGGTGGAGGGAACAACTCTACATTTACGGTACGCGTAACCAGCTCGACAGGAACCGATACATATTCTACTATTGCCGCAGGCATAGGCTCACTGAAAGGGCCTCTTCATGGAGGAGCAAACCTGAAGGTTATAGACATGATACAAACTATCAAGAGTGAGGTTAAAGACTGGACCAGCGTTGAAGAAATAGACAACTACCTTTGTAAGATATTGAACAAAGAAGCTTATGACCGCACCGGACTTATTTACGGTATCGGGCACGCTATATATACCATATCAGATCCTCGCACTGTTCTACTGAAAGAAATGGCTCGGGATTTGGCAATCGAGAAAGGTCGTGAAGCTGAGTATAATTTCTACACCTTATTAGAAGAGCGGGCGATCTTCAACTTCATGGAAACAAAAGGGAAAAATGTAAACAAACAGGTATGTGCCAATGTGGACTTTTACTCCGGTTTTGTATACGATATGATTGGTCTTCCGCAGGAAATTTACACCCCTTTATTTGCTATGGCTCGTATTGTAGGATGGACAGCACACCGCATCGAAGAACTAAACTTTAAGCAAAAACGAATTATCCGTCCTGCATATAAAAATGCAGCTGACGTTCGTGAATACATACCTATAGATAAAAGATAA
- a CDS encoding DJ-1/PfpI family protein, giving the protein MIINVVLFHNFETLDVFGPVEVFGKADGWEIKYYSLNGGLISNQDNIHIATEKLHQFISDQVLFLPGGMGARDEINNSGFIDTIKHLAAKSQFVITVCTGSALLAKTGLLDGRKATSNKRSFGWVKQSSEQVTWIKQARWVVDGKYYTSSGISAGIDMALGFIADIKGLEKAIEIAKRIEYNWQEDKTVDNFTD; this is encoded by the coding sequence ATGATCATAAACGTTGTACTATTTCACAACTTTGAAACCCTTGACGTATTTGGCCCTGTGGAAGTTTTTGGCAAAGCAGACGGATGGGAAATCAAATATTATTCTCTGAATGGCGGTTTGATTTCGAATCAAGACAATATACACATCGCGACAGAAAAACTTCATCAGTTTATCTCCGATCAGGTATTGTTTCTTCCCGGAGGAATGGGTGCAAGGGATGAAATAAACAACTCCGGCTTTATTGATACAATAAAACATCTGGCGGCCAAAAGCCAATTCGTTATCACTGTCTGCACAGGAAGTGCACTACTCGCAAAGACGGGGCTATTGGACGGAAGAAAAGCAACGTCAAACAAACGGTCTTTCGGTTGGGTAAAACAAAGCTCCGAGCAAGTCACTTGGATAAAACAAGCCCGATGGGTAGTAGATGGCAAATACTATACATCTTCAGGTATTAGCGCAGGAATAGATATGGCTTTAGGCTTTATAGCAGACATAAAGGGACTAGAGAAAGCTATAGAAATAGCAAAAAGAATAGAATACAACTGGCAAGAAGATAAAACCGTTGATAACTTCACTGATTAA
- a CDS encoding RNA polymerase sigma factor, translating to MSREAEEQLIERLHEPKTQQAAFAELVKEYSEPLYWQIRKIVLSHDDTDDVLQNTFIKVWTSIENFRGDSKLSTWLYRIAVNEAITFLNKQRSLNNVSIDDADTFLLGKLEGDEYFDGDEAQLKLQKAILLLPEKQRIVFNMKYFDEMKYEDMSEILETSVGALKASYHHAVKKIEEFLTTEN from the coding sequence ATGTCACGGGAGGCAGAAGAACAACTTATAGAGAGGCTTCACGAGCCCAAAACTCAACAGGCGGCATTTGCCGAGCTGGTGAAGGAGTATAGTGAGCCTTTGTATTGGCAGATACGAAAAATCGTATTGAGTCATGATGATACGGATGATGTCTTGCAAAATACATTTATAAAAGTATGGACAAGTATCGAAAATTTCCGGGGAGACTCCAAGCTGTCTACCTGGCTTTATCGTATAGCTGTTAATGAAGCTATTACATTTCTCAATAAGCAGCGATCTCTGAACAATGTTTCGATAGATGATGCAGATACATTCTTATTGGGTAAGCTCGAAGGTGATGAGTACTTTGACGGAGACGAAGCTCAACTGAAACTACAGAAGGCAATTCTTCTTTTGCCTGAGAAGCAGCGTATTGTTTTCAATATGAAATATTTTGATGAAATGAAATATGAAGATATGTCCGAAATTTTAGAAACCTCTGTGGGGGCACTAAAAGCGTCTTATCATCATGCGGTAAAAAAAATAGAGGAATTTTTAACAACAGAGAATTAA
- a CDS encoding GNAT family N-acetyltransferase → MIQARIIKYGTSDYDKMVALRYKILRAPLGLTFSAEYLEKEKEDMLCVCENEGQIVGCCILTPIDKNIVQLRQMAVEDSTQKKGIGAKLLLFAEESAKENGFDKIVLHARKVAIGFYLKYNYGIVGDEFEEVGIPHFEMQKIL, encoded by the coding sequence ATGATTCAGGCCAGAATTATAAAATATGGTACATCAGACTACGATAAGATGGTTGCTCTTCGTTATAAGATATTGAGAGCGCCTCTAGGACTTACATTTTCTGCTGAATATCTCGAAAAGGAGAAAGAGGATATGCTCTGTGTCTGCGAAAATGAAGGGCAGATTGTAGGATGTTGTATTCTTACACCAATAGATAAAAATATAGTTCAATTGCGTCAAATGGCAGTAGAGGATTCTACTCAGAAAAAAGGAATAGGTGCAAAGTTGCTCTTGTTCGCAGAAGAGTCTGCAAAAGAAAACGGATTTGATAAGATTGTATTGCATGCCAGAAAGGTTGCTATAGGATTCTACCTGAAATATAACTATGGTATAGTTGGTGACGAGTTTGAAGAAGTTGGTATCCCCCATTTTGAAATGCAGAAAATACTCTAA
- a CDS encoding DUF423 domain-containing protein — protein MKQLVLIAASVYGTISVILGAFGAHAFKAMLTPDKLASFDTGVRYQMYHAIILLVIGLTLSFTSSLEKWAAISIIVGVFLFSFSIYFLAFSEYWNVNLKFLGPITPIGGMFMIAGWVMLVVFFIKNKII, from the coding sequence ATGAAGCAACTCGTATTAATTGCAGCAAGTGTATACGGTACTATATCTGTTATACTTGGAGCTTTTGGAGCACATGCCTTCAAGGCGATGCTAACTCCCGATAAGCTAGCGAGCTTCGACACAGGGGTGCGTTATCAGATGTATCATGCGATTATATTGCTGGTAATAGGCCTGACTCTATCTTTCACATCCTCACTCGAGAAGTGGGCTGCTATCTCTATCATTGTGGGTGTATTCTTATTTTCGTTTAGTATTTATTTTCTAGCCTTCTCCGAATATTGGAATGTGAACTTAAAATTTTTAGGTCCTATTACCCCTATCGGAGGTATGTTTATGATTGCAGGATGGGTGATGCTGGTTGTATTTTTCATTAAAAATAAAATTATTTAA
- a CDS encoding GNAT family N-acetyltransferase, protein MVTIKKIEENDFEELVALFLEFATFQNQPEKMKNSVEKMISEKDFLHGFTARDEDDRIIGYATFFFAYYTWVGKSLYMDDLYIKEQYRGKGIGTLLINTVIKHAEKEKCDRLRWQVSEWNKPAISFYKSLGAKIDETEKNCDIIF, encoded by the coding sequence ATGGTAACAATAAAAAAGATTGAAGAGAATGATTTCGAAGAATTAGTTGCTCTTTTTCTTGAATTTGCAACATTCCAGAACCAACCGGAAAAGATGAAAAATTCGGTAGAAAAGATGATATCCGAGAAAGACTTCCTTCATGGTTTTACAGCCAGAGATGAAGATGATAGGATTATAGGATATGCTACTTTTTTCTTTGCATATTACACATGGGTGGGTAAATCCTTATATATGGATGATCTTTACATAAAAGAACAATATAGAGGGAAGGGAATCGGCACGCTACTCATCAATACTGTTATCAAACATGCCGAGAAAGAGAAGTGCGACAGGTTAAGGTGGCAAGTTTCTGAATGGAACAAGCCAGCGATATCCTTTTACAAAAGTTTAGGAGCAAAAATAGACGAAACAGAAAAAAATTGCGACATAATATTCTAA
- a CDS encoding GNAT family N-acetyltransferase: MIEVSEDIVLYPLSVDDIFKIFNTLNNEREYMREWLPFVDATKEAEDTENYVRYVLQTAGKQFTIYYKDQFVGLIGFKDTDSDNKKTEIGYWLSQYAQGKGIMIQSVAKLIEHAFGELDMNRIQIKVAVGNDKSRRIPEKLGFQMEGIERDGELLVDNVFTDIAVYSLLRKEYKK, from the coding sequence ATGATAGAAGTCTCAGAAGATATTGTATTATATCCTTTGTCTGTAGATGATATCTTTAAGATATTCAATACGCTCAACAACGAACGAGAATATATGCGTGAATGGTTGCCGTTTGTAGATGCTACAAAAGAAGCGGAAGATACGGAGAACTATGTGAGATATGTATTGCAGACAGCCGGCAAACAATTTACTATATACTATAAGGATCAGTTTGTAGGGCTGATTGGTTTTAAAGACACAGATTCAGATAATAAGAAGACAGAAATAGGATACTGGTTGTCACAATATGCTCAAGGTAAAGGCATCATGATACAATCGGTTGCCAAACTTATAGAACATGCTTTTGGTGAACTGGATATGAATCGTATTCAGATAAAGGTTGCTGTAGGTAATGATAAGAGTCGCCGTATTCCTGAAAAGCTTGGCTTTCAGATGGAGGGTATAGAGCGTGATGGAGAATTGTTGGTAGATAATGTGTTTACTGACATAGCTGTTTACAGCTTGTTGAGGAAAGAATATAAGAAGTAA
- a CDS encoding tetratricopeptide repeat protein produces the protein MKNIIFILILLFATLSIKAQSSSEKLIREGVSLHDKGRYKEAISSYEEALKVNPSSMSAVYEMSLSYLKLNNYERAVSLSSKVINANFQPLLMDAYIVKGTALANMDKMSDAIKTLNDAVVRCGDEYLLHFNLGLCYFNSKDNKMAAHHLRKAIEIDATHSSAFLLYAYALNDLDQWVQSFYAFHFFLLLEPNTERSKDAFSEMLDILNAKLEPGSVRLTPEDGIDREWLYKNIQLKKPQGTDSASEYSYFVEASKLIFFTIAQMQNDSQSGLLWFFFVPTYEEILGSGHFDTYCRYVSVAYFPESLTWWDKNKTQVDNFIEWFEHGQGEADEEADFGDDSDLE, from the coding sequence ATGAAGAATATCATCTTTATATTAATTCTATTATTCGCAACATTATCTATAAAGGCTCAGTCTTCCTCCGAAAAACTCATTAGAGAAGGGGTTAGCCTTCATGATAAAGGGCGTTATAAAGAAGCCATATCTTCTTATGAAGAGGCATTGAAGGTAAATCCTTCGTCAATGTCTGCTGTTTACGAAATGTCTTTGTCTTATTTGAAGCTTAATAATTATGAGCGTGCCGTAAGCTTAAGCTCAAAAGTTATTAATGCCAACTTTCAGCCTTTACTTATGGATGCCTATATTGTAAAGGGTACGGCACTGGCTAATATGGATAAGATGAGCGATGCGATTAAAACGTTGAACGATGCCGTTGTCAGATGTGGAGATGAGTATTTGCTTCACTTCAACTTAGGTCTCTGCTACTTCAATAGCAAGGACAATAAAATGGCTGCGCATCACTTGCGTAAAGCGATAGAAATAGATGCAACGCACTCGAGTGCATTCTTGTTGTATGCTTATGCTTTGAACGACTTGGATCAGTGGGTGCAGAGTTTTTATGCATTCCATTTCTTTTTATTGTTGGAGCCCAATACCGAAAGATCGAAAGATGCTTTCAGTGAGATGTTGGATATATTGAATGCCAAACTAGAACCCGGTTCAGTAAGGCTGACTCCTGAAGATGGCATAGACCGTGAATGGCTGTATAAGAATATACAATTGAAGAAACCGCAAGGCACGGATAGTGCTTCTGAATATTCTTATTTTGTAGAGGCTTCGAAGCTTATATTCTTTACTATAGCGCAAATGCAGAATGACTCTCAAAGTGGATTGTTGTGGTTTTTCTTTGTTCCTACCTATGAAGAAATCTTAGGTTCGGGACATTTTGATACTTATTGCCGCTATGTGAGTGTTGCTTATTTCCCCGAATCGCTTACATGGTGGGATAAAAACAAGACGCAAGTTGATAATTTTATCGAATGGTTCGAGCATGGTCAGGGTGAAGCCGATGAAGAAGCCGATTTTGGTGATGATTCGGATTTAGAATAA
- the hisD gene encoding histidinol dehydrogenase gives MQIIKYPLRSQWAEILARPVFDTSALNSTVSSVLDDIKERGDQAVFEYEEKFDKVKLLSLAVSAEEIAEAENLVSQELKKAIRQAKENIEVFHRSQIFETKKIETSKGVTCWQKAVAIEKVGLYIPGGTAPLFSTVLMLAIPAKIAGCKEIILCTPPNKEGNIHPAILYAAKEAGVDKVFKAGGIQAIGAMAYGTESVPKVYKIFGPGNQYVMAAKQLVSLRDVAIDMPAGPSEVQVIADETSIPAFVAADLLSQAEHGADSQVILTTTSESLISEVLHEIERQLFELPRREIAEKALENSKLILLKDNREIIDITNEYAPEHLIIETADYADIADEIVNAGSVFLGNYTPESAGDYASGTNHTLPTNGYAKAYSGVNLDSFVKKITFQKITKDGIYNLGKTIEVMAENEQLFAHKNAVTLRLKDKEK, from the coding sequence ATGCAGATAATAAAATATCCTTTACGCAGCCAGTGGGCAGAGATACTGGCACGTCCTGTTTTCGATACTTCAGCATTGAACAGCACAGTTAGTTCTGTACTTGATGATATAAAAGAAAGAGGAGATCAGGCTGTCTTTGAATATGAAGAAAAATTCGATAAAGTGAAGCTTCTCTCTCTGGCAGTTTCGGCAGAAGAAATAGCAGAAGCGGAGAATTTAGTTTCTCAAGAATTAAAGAAAGCTATCAGACAAGCAAAAGAGAATATAGAGGTATTTCATCGTAGTCAGATATTTGAGACTAAAAAAATAGAGACAAGCAAAGGTGTCACTTGTTGGCAAAAGGCCGTTGCTATCGAAAAAGTAGGGCTTTATATTCCGGGGGGGACAGCTCCTTTGTTTTCTACTGTCTTGATGCTTGCCATTCCGGCTAAAATTGCAGGTTGTAAAGAGATTATCCTTTGTACACCACCCAATAAAGAAGGTAATATACATCCGGCTATATTGTATGCAGCAAAAGAAGCCGGTGTGGATAAAGTATTTAAGGCGGGAGGAATACAGGCTATTGGCGCCATGGCTTACGGCACGGAATCTGTACCTAAAGTCTATAAAATATTCGGACCCGGAAACCAGTATGTGATGGCTGCGAAACAGCTTGTAAGCCTCAGAGATGTAGCGATAGATATGCCGGCAGGGCCATCCGAGGTACAAGTGATTGCAGATGAGACATCCATACCTGCATTTGTTGCTGCCGATTTATTGTCGCAGGCAGAGCATGGAGCAGATAGTCAGGTGATATTAACAACAACCAGCGAATCTCTTATCTCTGAAGTTCTGCACGAGATAGAGCGACAATTGTTTGAACTTCCTCGTCGAGAGATTGCTGAAAAGGCATTAGAAAACAGTAAGCTGATCCTATTAAAGGATAATAGGGAAATTATAGATATAACCAACGAATATGCGCCCGAACACCTTATTATAGAAACGGCAGACTATGCAGATATTGCAGACGAAATAGTAAATGCAGGCTCTGTTTTTCTTGGAAATTATACGCCGGAGAGTGCCGGAGACTATGCTTCAGGAACAAATCATACGTTGCCTACTAATGGTTATGCTAAGGCTTATAGCGGTGTTAATTTGGATAGCTTTGTGAAAAAGATAACTTTCCAGAAGATTACAAAAGATGGCATTTACAATCTTGGCAAAACGATTGAAGTAATGGCAGAGAACGAACAATTGTTTGCTCATAAAAATGCAGTAACTTTACGGCTAAAGGACAAAGAAAAATGA
- a CDS encoding aconitate hydratase, whose product MKSNTFDIEMIRKFYESYPKKVDEAKKILKRPLTLSEKILYAHLSTDEPLKNYVRATDYVNFSPDRVAMQDATAQMALLQLMNSGRTKVAVPSTVHCDHLIQAHKSAKEDLNTAEVTNKEVYDFLSAVSNKFGIGFWKPGAGIIHQVVLENYAFPGGMMIGTDSHTPNAGGLGMIAIGVGGADAVDVMAGMPWELKMPKLIGVKLTGKLSGWASPKDVILKLAGILTVKGGTNAIIEYFGDGTSSLSATGKATICNMGAEVGATTSIFPYDKKSSDYLKATERTDVSELADKVIEYLQPDTETVNNPKEYFDQVIEIDLSTLEPYVNGPFTPDAAHPISEFAKVVKEKGYPQKMEVGLIGSCTNSSYEDLSRAVSIVKDAKQKHVEVKAQFIINPGSEQVRYTAERDGILPAFEEVGATIMANACGPCIGQWKRESKDPERANSIVTSFNRNFAKRNDGNPNTHAFVTSPEIVAALSIAGDLCFNPMTDTLVNSEGEKVKLEEPKGYELPPLGYELKESGFLAPIADGSDIEISIAKDSQRLQELAPFAAWNGKDIIEQPLLIKVKGKCTTDHISMAGPWLRFRGHLDNISDNMLIGAVNAFNDKTNAVLDQEANEYIPVPKLARKFKAEGLGSVVVAEENYGEGSSREHAAMEPRFLNVKAILVKSFARIHETNLKKQGMLALTFVDKNDYEKIKEDDKISIIGLTEFKPGKNLTVELTHKNGTKESFEVAHTYNEVQIAWFKAGSALNYMKQK is encoded by the coding sequence ATGAAAAGTAATACGTTTGACATAGAAATGATTCGTAAATTCTATGAATCTTACCCCAAAAAAGTTGATGAAGCAAAGAAGATTCTTAAGCGACCATTAACCCTTAGCGAGAAAATCCTATACGCTCACCTATCAACAGATGAGCCTTTAAAAAACTATGTCCGTGCCACCGATTATGTAAACTTTTCACCCGATAGGGTTGCTATGCAGGATGCTACAGCTCAAATGGCTTTATTACAACTGATGAACTCAGGGCGAACAAAAGTGGCTGTACCTTCCACCGTACACTGCGACCACCTGATACAAGCTCATAAATCGGCAAAAGAAGACCTGAACACGGCCGAAGTAACAAACAAAGAAGTATATGACTTTCTGAGTGCCGTATCAAATAAATTCGGCATCGGCTTTTGGAAGCCGGGAGCCGGCATCATACACCAAGTAGTACTCGAGAACTATGCCTTCCCGGGAGGAATGATGATAGGGACGGACTCTCATACACCTAATGCCGGAGGGCTGGGCATGATAGCCATAGGCGTGGGTGGTGCCGATGCGGTAGACGTTATGGCGGGAATGCCTTGGGAACTAAAAATGCCTAAACTGATCGGTGTAAAACTCACAGGAAAACTATCCGGGTGGGCTTCGCCAAAAGATGTAATATTGAAATTGGCAGGAATACTTACCGTAAAAGGAGGCACGAATGCTATTATAGAATATTTCGGAGATGGAACAAGCTCGCTATCTGCTACGGGAAAAGCAACGATATGTAATATGGGAGCAGAAGTAGGTGCAACCACATCCATCTTCCCTTACGACAAAAAATCATCTGATTACCTAAAAGCAACAGAACGCACCGATGTGTCTGAACTTGCAGATAAAGTAATCGAGTATCTTCAACCGGATACAGAAACAGTAAACAATCCGAAAGAATATTTCGATCAGGTGATAGAAATAGACTTATCGACACTCGAACCATACGTAAATGGCCCATTCACTCCCGACGCAGCTCATCCGATTTCGGAATTTGCAAAAGTAGTGAAAGAAAAAGGCTATCCTCAAAAAATGGAAGTGGGCTTGATAGGGTCGTGTACAAACTCATCGTATGAAGACTTATCACGAGCCGTATCGATTGTAAAAGACGCAAAACAAAAGCATGTAGAAGTTAAAGCACAATTCATTATCAACCCCGGATCGGAACAAGTACGTTATACAGCCGAAAGAGACGGCATACTTCCTGCCTTCGAAGAAGTGGGCGCTACCATAATGGCAAATGCCTGTGGCCCATGTATAGGACAATGGAAACGTGAAAGCAAAGACCCTGAGCGTGCGAATTCTATCGTTACCTCTTTTAACAGGAACTTTGCAAAAAGAAACGACGGGAACCCAAATACACACGCATTTGTTACATCTCCTGAGATTGTTGCAGCATTGAGCATTGCCGGCGATCTTTGTTTCAACCCTATGACTGACACCTTAGTAAATAGTGAGGGGGAGAAAGTAAAATTGGAAGAGCCAAAAGGATATGAATTACCTCCGTTAGGATATGAATTGAAAGAATCCGGATTTTTAGCACCTATTGCAGATGGATCGGATATCGAAATCAGCATAGCAAAAGATTCACAACGACTTCAAGAATTAGCGCCATTTGCGGCATGGAATGGCAAAGACATCATAGAACAACCGCTTCTTATTAAGGTAAAAGGAAAATGTACGACAGACCATATTTCGATGGCTGGTCCGTGGCTTCGATTCAGAGGACATCTGGATAACATCTCCGACAATATGCTCATTGGGGCAGTAAACGCTTTCAATGATAAAACAAATGCAGTACTTGATCAGGAAGCGAACGAATACATACCAGTTCCAAAACTAGCCCGTAAGTTTAAAGCCGAGGGGTTAGGGTCAGTTGTTGTTGCCGAAGAAAATTATGGAGAAGGATCTTCTCGTGAACATGCTGCGATGGAACCTCGTTTCTTGAATGTAAAAGCTATACTTGTTAAGTCTTTCGCTCGTATACACGAAACAAATCTAAAAAAGCAAGGGATGCTGGCGCTTACCTTTGTGGATAAGAATGACTATGAAAAAATAAAGGAAGACGACAAAATCAGCATAATCGGTCTCACCGAGTTTAAACCCGGAAAAAACCTGACTGTTGAACTAACACACAAGAATGGGACAAAAGAATCTTTTGAGGTTGCCCATACATATAATGAGGTGCAGATAGCTTGGTTTAAAGCCGGTAGTGCCCTGAACTATATGAAACAAAAATAA
- the hisG gene encoding ATP phosphoribosyltransferase, which produces MVLRIAVQSKGRLFEETMALLQEAGIKLNNIKRTLLIPAKDFPVEILFLRDDDIPQAVATGVADIGVVGENEYKEKAEAADVVKGLGFSKCRLSLAIPKDEKYEGVQWFEGKKIATSYPHILNQYLAEQGIKSEIHIITGSVEISPSIGLSDAIFDIVSSGGTLVSNRLKEVEVVMQSQALLIATKNLPQEKKDILDELIFRIEAVQSAEGKKYVLLNAPEDKLEEIFDILPGMRSPTVTPLATKGWCSVQSVIEDKRFWEVITKLKACGAEGIIVLPIEKMIL; this is translated from the coding sequence ATGGTATTAAGAATTGCTGTTCAGTCGAAAGGTCGGCTATTTGAGGAAACGATGGCGCTTTTACAAGAAGCCGGTATAAAACTGAATAATATTAAGCGCACGCTGCTTATTCCTGCAAAGGATTTTCCCGTAGAGATTCTCTTTCTGCGTGACGACGATATCCCACAAGCTGTAGCTACGGGGGTTGCCGATATCGGTGTGGTAGGAGAAAATGAATATAAGGAAAAAGCCGAGGCTGCGGATGTCGTAAAAGGCTTAGGGTTTAGTAAATGTCGCTTATCGCTGGCTATTCCAAAGGATGAAAAATACGAGGGTGTGCAATGGTTTGAAGGGAAGAAGATAGCAACATCTTATCCTCATATCTTAAATCAGTATTTAGCAGAGCAGGGTATTAAATCAGAGATTCATATTATTACAGGATCGGTAGAGATTTCGCCTAGTATAGGTCTCTCGGATGCTATTTTTGATATAGTGAGTTCCGGTGGGACATTGGTAAGTAATCGTCTGAAAGAGGTTGAGGTTGTTATGCAATCGCAAGCTTTATTGATAGCAACAAAAAACTTACCACAGGAGAAAAAGGATATCCTTGACGAACTAATATTCAGGATAGAAGCTGTTCAGAGTGCAGAAGGGAAAAAATATGTACTTCTGAATGCACCCGAAGATAAGCTTGAAGAAATATTTGATATCTTGCCGGGGATGAGAAGCCCTACAGTTACCCCACTAGCTACAAAGGGTTGGTGTTCTGTTCAGTCGGTTATTGAGGATAAACGTTTTTGGGAGGTTATCACCAAACTAAAAGCATGTGGTGCTGAAGGCATTATTGTATTACCTATAGAAAAAATGATCTTATGA